Proteins encoded by one window of Cupriavidus sp. EM10:
- the cyoB gene encoding cytochrome o ubiquinol oxidase subunit I, with the protein MFGKLSLSAIPFHEPIIMITLSCVALGGLGLLGAITYFKKWNYLWVEWITSVDHKRIGVMYSLVALIMLLRGFADAIMMRTQLAVATNGATGFLPPEHYDQVFTAHGVIMIFFVAMPLMTGLMNLVVPLQIGARDVAFPFLNTLSFWLFVAGALLVNISLGVGEFARTGWLAYPPLSGLDYSPGVGVDYYLWSLQISGLGTLLTGVNFLVTILKMRAPGMTLMRMPVFTWTVFCTNVLIVAAFPVLTVSLALLGLDRYFDMHFFTNDGGGNAMMYVNLIWIWGHPEVYILVLPAFGIFSEIIATFSGKKLFGYKSMVYATSAIMVLSFLVWLHHFFTMGSGANVNAFFGITTMIISIPTGVKIFNWLFTMYRGRVQFTSPVLWTLGFMITFVIGGMTGVLMAVPAADFVLHNSLFLIAHFHNVIIGGVLFGYLAGITYWWPKAFGFKLNERLGKCAFWCWILGFYFAFMPLYVLGLMGMTRRLNHTNNPEWTPWLHLAVVGVVFVALGIFFQVLQIVVSIRDRKKLADVTGDPWGGRTLEWATSSPPPFYNFAHTPVVRDLDAFADMKARGEKLPTSGFEQIHMPKNTAAGFYMGAWSLALGFALVWHIWWLAAVGLVGMVVAFIRRANDDHIDYYVPAAEVEQIETRYQQRVAAQG; encoded by the coding sequence ATGTTTGGCAAATTGAGTTTGTCGGCGATTCCGTTTCATGAGCCGATCATCATGATCACGCTGAGCTGCGTGGCCCTTGGCGGGCTGGGGCTGCTCGGTGCGATAACGTATTTCAAGAAGTGGAACTACCTGTGGGTCGAGTGGATTACCTCGGTCGACCACAAACGCATCGGCGTGATGTACTCGCTGGTGGCGCTGATCATGCTGCTGCGCGGCTTTGCCGACGCCATCATGATGCGTACCCAGCTGGCGGTTGCCACCAATGGCGCCACCGGCTTCCTGCCGCCCGAGCACTATGACCAGGTGTTCACGGCGCACGGCGTGATCATGATCTTCTTCGTGGCCATGCCGCTGATGACGGGCCTGATGAACCTCGTGGTGCCGCTGCAGATCGGCGCACGCGACGTGGCATTCCCGTTCCTGAACACGCTGAGCTTCTGGCTGTTCGTGGCCGGCGCGCTGCTGGTCAACATCTCGCTGGGGGTCGGCGAATTCGCGCGTACCGGCTGGCTGGCCTATCCGCCGCTGTCGGGCCTGGACTACAGCCCGGGCGTGGGGGTGGACTACTACCTCTGGTCCTTGCAGATATCAGGGTTGGGCACGCTGCTGACCGGCGTGAACTTCCTGGTGACGATCCTGAAGATGCGCGCCCCGGGCATGACCCTGATGCGCATGCCCGTGTTCACGTGGACGGTCTTCTGCACCAACGTGCTGATCGTCGCCGCCTTCCCCGTGCTGACGGTGTCGCTGGCCCTGCTGGGTCTGGACCGCTACTTCGACATGCACTTCTTCACGAACGACGGTGGCGGCAACGCCATGATGTACGTGAACCTGATCTGGATCTGGGGCCACCCCGAGGTCTACATCCTGGTGCTGCCGGCATTCGGCATCTTCTCGGAAATCATCGCCACGTTCTCGGGCAAGAAGCTGTTCGGCTACAAGTCGATGGTCTATGCGACGAGCGCGATCATGGTGCTGTCGTTCCTCGTGTGGCTGCACCACTTCTTCACGATGGGCTCCGGCGCCAACGTGAACGCGTTCTTCGGCATCACGACGATGATCATCTCGATCCCGACGGGCGTGAAGATCTTCAACTGGCTGTTCACGATGTACCGTGGCCGCGTGCAGTTCACGTCGCCGGTGCTGTGGACGCTGGGCTTCATGATCACGTTCGTGATCGGCGGCATGACCGGCGTGCTGATGGCCGTGCCGGCAGCCGACTTCGTGCTGCATAACAGCCTGTTCCTGATCGCCCACTTCCACAACGTGATCATCGGCGGCGTGCTGTTCGGCTACCTGGCCGGCATCACCTACTGGTGGCCGAAGGCGTTCGGCTTCAAGCTGAACGAGCGTCTGGGCAAGTGCGCCTTCTGGTGCTGGATCCTGGGTTTCTACTTCGCCTTCATGCCGCTGTACGTGCTGGGCCTGATGGGCATGACCCGTCGCCTGAACCACACGAACAACCCGGAATGGACGCCGTGGCTGCATCTGGCCGTGGTGGGCGTGGTGTTCGTGGCGCTGGGCATCTTCTTCCAGGTGCTGCAGATCGTCGTCTCGATCCGCGACCGCAAGAAGCTGGCCGACGTGACGGGCGACCCGTGGGGTGGCCGCACGCTGGAATGGGCCACGTCGTCGCCGCCGCCGTTCTACAACTTCGCCCACACCCCGGTGGTGCGTGACCTGGACGCGTTTGCCGACATGAAGGCCCGTGGCGAGAAGCTGCCGACCAGCGGCTTCGAGCAGATCCACATGCCGAAGAACACGGCTGCCGGCTTCTACATGGGTGCCTGGAGCCTGGCGCTGGGCTTCGCGCTGGTCTGGCACATCTGGTGGCTTGCCGCCGTGGGCCTGGTCGGCATGGTGGTGGCGTTCATCCGCCGCGCCAACGATGACCACATCGACTACTACGTGCCGGCCGCCGAGGTCGAGCAGATCGAAACCCGCTACCAGCAGCGTGTGGCTGCACAGGGCTGA
- the cyoC gene encoding cytochrome o ubiquinol oxidase subunit III gives MSTEVLDRFGAQAPAHAHSHDDAHDHAHHDTSENTVFGFWLYLMSDCILFACLFAAFAVLRGEVAGGPSGKELFELNYVLVETAILLFSSITYGFAMVSMQNQQRGRVMFWLAVTFLLGAGFMAMEINEFAHLIHEGAGPSRSAFLSSFFTLVGTHGLHVASGMVWMLVLMYQLSKKGLTPAVSKRLNCLSLFWHFLDVVWIGVFTVVYLMGAM, from the coding sequence ATGTCGACAGAAGTTCTTGACCGCTTTGGGGCGCAAGCCCCCGCGCATGCGCACTCGCACGACGACGCGCATGACCATGCCCATCACGACACCAGCGAGAACACCGTCTTCGGTTTCTGGCTGTACCTGATGAGCGACTGCATCCTGTTCGCGTGCCTGTTCGCCGCCTTCGCCGTCCTGCGCGGCGAAGTGGCGGGTGGCCCGTCGGGCAAGGAGCTGTTCGAGCTGAACTACGTGCTCGTGGAAACGGCAATCCTGCTGTTCTCGTCGATCACCTATGGCTTTGCCATGGTGTCGATGCAGAACCAGCAGCGTGGCCGCGTGATGTTCTGGCTGGCCGTGACGTTCCTGCTTGGCGCAGGCTTCATGGCGATGGAGATCAACGAGTTCGCGCACCTGATCCATGAAGGTGCCGGCCCCAGCCGCAGCGCATTCCTGTCGTCGTTCTTCACGCTGGTGGGCACTCACGGCCTGCACGTGGCAAGCGGCATGGTGTGGATGCTCGTGCTGATGTACCAGCTGTCGAAGAAGGGCCTGACCCCGGCCGTGTCCAAGCGCCTGAACTGCCTCAGCCTGTTCTGGCACTTCCTGGACGTGGTCTGGATCGGTGTGTTCACCGTGGTCTACCTGATGGGAGCAATGTAA
- the cyoD gene encoding cytochrome o ubiquinol oxidase subunit IV — MAQQHASAAHGASHGHSSVKSYVIGFVLAVILTVIPFKIVMDGSIDRATTLWIILGMAVVQIIVHLKYFLHLDGSDGQKWNVMALLFTALILFIVLAGSLWIMHNMNANMMPWMSK; from the coding sequence ATGGCACAGCAACACGCAAGCGCCGCCCATGGCGCGTCGCACGGCCACAGCAGCGTCAAGTCGTATGTGATCGGCTTCGTGCTGGCGGTGATCCTGACGGTCATCCCGTTCAAGATCGTGATGGACGGCTCGATCGACCGTGCCACCACGCTCTGGATCATCCTGGGCATGGCCGTGGTACAGATCATCGTGCACCTGAAGTACTTCCTGCACCTGGACGGTTCGGATGGCCAGAAGTGGAACGTGATGGCGCTGCTGTTCACGGCCCTGATCCTGTTCATTGTGCTGGCCGGCTCGCTCTGGATCATGCACAACATGAACGCCAACATGATGCCGTGGATGAGCAAGTGA
- the urtA gene encoding urea ABC transporter substrate-binding protein, with protein MKRRDMLKLTAVAAAAMIGTSPLMAQTKEPIKIGILHSLSGTMAISETSLKDVALMTIDEINKSGGVLGRKLEPVVVDPASNWPLFAEKARQLITKDKVAVTFGCWTSVSRKSVLPVYEETNALLFYPVQYEGEEMSKNVFYTGAAPNQQAIPAVEYLMSKEGGGAKRFFLLGTDYVYPRTTNKILRAFLKSKGVADKDIEEVYTPFGHSDYQTIVANIKKFSQGGKTAVISTINGDSNVPFYKELGNAGLKAKDVPVVAFSVGEEELRGIDTKPLVGHLAAWNYFMSVKNGENDAFKKQWAAWVKANNLPGGDKRVTNDPMEATYVGIHMWAQAVKKAGTTDVDKVRAAMYGQTFKAPDGFTLTMGDNHHLYKPVMIGEVKGDGQFNVVWKTPKPIRAQPWSPFIAGNEGKADKVSN; from the coding sequence ATGAAACGACGTGACATGCTGAAGCTGACGGCGGTGGCCGCCGCCGCAATGATCGGTACGAGCCCGCTGATGGCGCAGACGAAGGAACCGATCAAGATCGGCATCCTGCATTCGCTGTCGGGCACGATGGCCATTTCCGAGACCTCGCTCAAGGACGTGGCGCTGATGACGATCGACGAGATCAACAAGAGCGGCGGCGTGCTGGGGCGCAAGCTGGAACCCGTGGTGGTGGACCCCGCTTCGAACTGGCCGCTGTTCGCCGAGAAGGCCCGCCAGCTGATCACCAAGGACAAGGTTGCCGTCACGTTCGGCTGCTGGACGTCGGTGTCGCGCAAGTCGGTGCTGCCGGTCTATGAAGAGACCAACGCGCTGCTGTTCTACCCGGTGCAGTACGAAGGCGAGGAAATGTCGAAGAACGTGTTCTACACGGGCGCCGCGCCGAACCAGCAGGCGATCCCGGCCGTGGAATACCTGATGAGCAAGGAAGGCGGCGGCGCCAAGCGCTTCTTCCTGCTGGGCACCGACTACGTCTACCCGCGTACCACCAACAAGATCCTGCGCGCATTCCTGAAGAGCAAGGGCGTGGCCGACAAGGACATCGAGGAGGTCTACACCCCGTTTGGCCATAGCGACTACCAGACCATTGTCGCCAACATCAAGAAGTTCTCGCAGGGCGGCAAGACGGCCGTGATCTCGACGATCAACGGCGATTCCAACGTGCCGTTCTACAAGGAACTGGGCAACGCCGGCCTGAAGGCCAAGGACGTGCCGGTGGTGGCGTTCTCGGTGGGCGAGGAAGAACTGCGCGGCATCGACACCAAGCCGCTGGTGGGCCACCTGGCCGCGTGGAACTACTTCATGTCAGTCAAGAACGGCGAGAACGACGCGTTCAAGAAGCAGTGGGCGGCATGGGTCAAGGCCAACAACCTGCCCGGCGGCGACAAGCGCGTGACCAACGACCCGATGGAAGCCACCTACGTCGGCATCCACATGTGGGCCCAGGCCGTGAAGAAGGCCGGCACCACCGACGTGGACAAGGTGCGCGCCGCCATGTACGGCCAGACCTTCAAGGCCCCGGACGGCTTCACGCTGACCATGGGCGACAACCATCACCTGTACAAGCCGGTGATGATCGGCGAAGTGAAGGGCGATGGCCAGTTCAACGTGGTCTGGAAGACGCCGAAGCCGATCCGCGCCCAGCCGTGGAGCCCGTTCATCGCGGGCAACGAGGGCAAGGCCGACAAGGTTAGCAACTAA
- the urtB gene encoding urea ABC transporter permease subunit UrtB yields MHRPIRSWLCAMLAMLLLAIAPAWAATPLTQADLKPLAEDDFDAKTAALTKVTQAPAEQAGPILKALQDDALQYEPSVGMVRQDGDKYLDAISGQPVAVKSDALEGLTLNNSLRTIVDSAASSLLLQSPDIAVRTQAINTLFDQPENASREAVEAARKAEADAGLRARLDVIWANTVLAQGTDATRDARLDAIRILGSDSNPQSRQKLVPLLEKDDAGKYKEADEDVRVAAQKAIDQLRGEQRRAELLGNLFAGLSLGSVLLLAALGLAITYGLIGVINMAHGEFLMIGAYATYVVQTLFRAYAPNAFDWYLVAALPASFLAAGVVGFALERIVLRHLYGRPLETLLATFGISLLLMQAVRTVFGAQNVEVANPVWMSGGFDAMAGLVIPYNRVVIILFALAVVAVAWAVLNRTRLGLFVRATTQNRTMAACVGVRTWKVDSYAFAFGAGIAGLGGCALSQIGNVGPDLGQAYIIDSFMVVVLGGVGQLAGTIVGAFGLGIINKFIEPFYGAVLAKIFVLVLIVLFIQKRPQGLFALKGRSAEA; encoded by the coding sequence ATGCACCGACCCATTCGATCATGGCTATGTGCCATGCTGGCCATGCTGCTTTTGGCCATCGCCCCTGCATGGGCCGCCACGCCGCTCACTCAGGCCGACCTGAAGCCGCTGGCCGAAGACGATTTCGATGCCAAGACCGCCGCGCTCACCAAGGTCACGCAGGCGCCGGCGGAGCAGGCCGGGCCGATCCTGAAGGCGCTGCAGGACGACGCGCTGCAGTACGAGCCGTCGGTCGGCATGGTGCGCCAGGATGGTGACAAGTATCTCGATGCGATCAGCGGCCAGCCCGTGGCCGTGAAGAGCGACGCGCTGGAAGGCCTGACGCTGAACAACAGCCTGCGCACCATCGTCGACAGCGCCGCGAGCAGCCTGCTGCTGCAGTCGCCCGATATCGCGGTGCGCACGCAAGCCATCAACACGCTGTTCGACCAGCCCGAGAACGCGTCGCGCGAAGCGGTGGAAGCTGCGCGCAAGGCCGAGGCCGATGCCGGCCTGCGCGCCCGCCTGGACGTGATCTGGGCCAATACGGTGCTGGCGCAAGGTACCGACGCCACGCGCGACGCCCGGCTCGATGCGATTCGCATCCTGGGCAGCGACAGCAACCCGCAGTCGCGCCAGAAGCTGGTGCCGCTGCTGGAGAAAGACGACGCCGGCAAGTACAAGGAAGCCGACGAGGACGTGCGCGTGGCCGCCCAGAAGGCCATCGACCAGTTGCGCGGCGAACAGCGCCGCGCCGAGCTGCTGGGCAACCTGTTCGCGGGCCTGAGCCTGGGCAGCGTGCTGCTGCTGGCCGCGCTGGGCCTGGCCATCACGTACGGCCTGATCGGCGTGATCAACATGGCGCACGGTGAATTCCTGATGATTGGCGCCTATGCCACGTACGTGGTGCAGACGCTGTTCCGCGCCTATGCGCCGAATGCGTTCGACTGGTACCTGGTGGCCGCGCTGCCGGCGTCGTTCCTGGCGGCCGGCGTGGTCGGCTTTGCGCTGGAGCGGATCGTGCTGCGGCACCTGTACGGCCGCCCGCTGGAGACGCTGCTGGCCACGTTCGGTATCAGCCTGCTGCTGATGCAGGCCGTGCGCACAGTCTTTGGCGCGCAAAACGTGGAGGTGGCCAATCCGGTGTGGATGAGCGGCGGCTTCGACGCCATGGCCGGCCTGGTGATCCCGTACAACCGCGTGGTCATCATCCTGTTCGCGCTGGCCGTGGTGGCCGTGGCGTGGGCCGTGCTGAACCGCACGCGGCTGGGCCTGTTCGTGCGGGCCACGACGCAGAACCGCACCATGGCGGCCTGCGTGGGCGTGCGCACCTGGAAGGTGGACAGCTATGCGTTTGCGTTCGGCGCCGGCATCGCCGGGCTGGGCGGTTGCGCGCTTTCCCAGATCGGCAATGTCGGCCCGGACCTCGGGCAGGCGTACATCATCGATTCCTTCATGGTGGTGGTGCTGGGCGGGGTGGGGCAGCTGGCCGGCACCATCGTCGGCGCGTTCGGCCTGGGCATCATCAACAAGTTCATCGAGCCGTTCTACGGCGCGGTGCTGGCCAAGATCTTCGTCCTCGTGCTGATCGTGCTGTTTATCCAGAAGCGGCCGCAGGGACTTTTCGCGCTCAAGGGGCGCAGCGCGGAGGCCTGA
- the urtC gene encoding urea ABC transporter permease subunit UrtC, which produces MSSFSSSSRKAFRLSVPERQPLFSGRVWTLLVALTVVVSIGVPICALALPESHPLHLSAYALTLFGKIMCFALAAIALDLVWGYCGILSLGHGLFFALGGYAMGMYLMRSIGREGVYKSDLPDFMVFLDWKELPWFWHGTEHLPWALLLVVLVPGVLAWLFGFFAFRSRIKGVYLSIITQAMTYAAMLLFFRNETGFGGNNGFTDFKRIAGFAVAAPQTRAALFVLTFLALVGGFVACRYIVTSKLGRVVTAVRDAETRVMFSGYSPLGYKLFVWTFSAVLCGIAGALYVPQVGIINPGEMSPANSIEMAVWVAVGGRGTLIGPIVGAFLVNGAKTMFTAYFAEYWLFLLGAMFVLVTLYLPDGVVGLVRRLLGKRTVAEKIEAATDEPVAAPQQGSNA; this is translated from the coding sequence ATGAGCAGCTTTTCCTCTTCATCCCGCAAGGCGTTCCGCCTTTCCGTGCCCGAGCGGCAGCCGCTGTTCTCGGGCCGCGTATGGACGCTGCTGGTGGCGCTGACCGTGGTGGTAAGCATCGGCGTGCCGATCTGCGCGCTGGCGTTGCCCGAATCGCATCCGCTGCACCTGTCGGCCTACGCGCTGACGCTGTTCGGCAAGATCATGTGCTTTGCGCTGGCCGCCATCGCGCTGGACCTGGTGTGGGGCTACTGCGGCATCCTGAGCCTGGGGCACGGCCTGTTCTTCGCGCTGGGCGGGTACGCGATGGGCATGTACCTGATGCGCTCGATTGGCCGCGAAGGCGTCTACAAGAGCGACCTGCCCGATTTCATGGTGTTCCTGGACTGGAAGGAACTGCCGTGGTTCTGGCATGGCACCGAGCACCTGCCATGGGCGCTGCTGCTGGTGGTGCTGGTGCCCGGCGTGCTGGCGTGGCTGTTCGGCTTCTTCGCGTTCCGCTCGCGCATCAAGGGCGTGTACCTGTCGATCATCACCCAGGCCATGACCTATGCCGCGATGCTGCTGTTCTTCCGCAACGAGACGGGCTTCGGCGGCAACAACGGCTTTACCGACTTCAAGCGCATCGCCGGCTTTGCCGTGGCCGCCCCGCAGACCCGCGCGGCGCTGTTCGTGCTGACGTTCCTGGCGCTGGTCGGCGGGTTCGTCGCGTGCCGCTACATCGTCACGTCGAAGCTGGGCCGCGTGGTCACCGCCGTGCGCGACGCCGAAACGCGCGTGATGTTCTCGGGCTACAGCCCGCTGGGCTACAAGCTGTTCGTGTGGACGTTCTCGGCCGTGTTGTGCGGTATCGCCGGCGCGTTGTACGTGCCGCAGGTGGGCATCATCAACCCGGGCGAGATGTCGCCCGCCAACTCCATCGAGATGGCCGTGTGGGTGGCCGTGGGCGGCCGCGGCACGCTGATCGGGCCCATCGTCGGCGCGTTCCTGGTCAACGGCGCCAAGACCATGTTCACGGCCTACTTTGCCGAATACTGGCTGTTTCTGCTCGGCGCGATGTTCGTGCTGGTGACGCTGTACCTGCCCGATGGCGTGGTCGGCCTGGTGCGCCGCCTGCTCGGCAAGCGCACCGTGGCGGAAAAGATCGAGGCCGCTACCGATGAGCCGGTGGCCGCCCCGCAACAAGGGAGCAACGCATGA
- the urtD gene encoding urea ABC transporter ATP-binding protein UrtD yields the protein MNAALGVEQAESGDATGLGRIVEPGVIDTSHGPILYIEDLTVQFDGFRALNKLSLSIDHGELRCVIGPNGAGKTTMMDVITGKTGPRNANVTGRVFLGQTIDLMRMTEPRIAQTGIGRKFQKPTVFEQHAVWENLELAMKADKRWWSSLRARLTGEGHRRIEETLALTGLEDEAYRPAGLLSHGQKQRLEIGMLLMQQPQLLLLDEPVAGMTDEETMQLAALLNSLRGSCSMMVVEHDMEFVAALAGDAGRVTVLAEGSLLAEGTLDAVKRDDRVIESYLGR from the coding sequence ATGAACGCCGCGCTGGGAGTAGAGCAGGCCGAAAGCGGCGACGCCACCGGCCTGGGCCGCATCGTCGAGCCCGGTGTCATCGACACCTCGCACGGCCCCATCCTCTATATCGAGGACCTGACCGTGCAGTTCGACGGCTTCCGCGCGTTGAACAAGCTGTCGCTGTCGATCGACCACGGCGAGCTGCGCTGCGTGATCGGCCCGAACGGCGCCGGCAAGACCACGATGATGGACGTCATCACGGGCAAGACCGGCCCGCGCAACGCCAATGTCACCGGGCGCGTGTTCCTGGGCCAGACCATCGACCTGATGCGCATGACCGAGCCCAGGATCGCCCAGACCGGCATCGGCCGCAAGTTCCAGAAGCCCACCGTCTTCGAGCAGCATGCCGTATGGGAAAACCTGGAGCTGGCGATGAAGGCCGACAAGCGCTGGTGGTCGTCGCTGCGTGCGCGGCTGACCGGCGAAGGCCATCGCCGCATCGAGGAAACGCTGGCGCTGACCGGGCTGGAGGACGAGGCCTACCGGCCCGCCGGCCTGCTGTCGCACGGCCAGAAGCAGCGCCTGGAAATCGGCATGCTGCTGATGCAGCAACCGCAACTGCTGCTGCTGGATGAGCCGGTGGCCGGCATGACCGACGAGGAAACCATGCAGCTGGCGGCGCTGCTCAACAGCCTGCGCGGCAGCTGCTCGATGATGGTCGTGGAGCACGACATGGAGTTCGTGGCCGCCCTGGCGGGCGATGCCGGCCGTGTCACGGTGCTGGCCGAAGGCAGCCTGCTTGCCGAAGGCACGCTCGACGCCGTCAAGCGCGACGATCGCGTGATCGAATCCTACCTGGGAAGATAA
- the urtE gene encoding urea ABC transporter ATP-binding subunit UrtE has protein sequence MLQVNALNQFYGGSHILRNVSFEVPHGKLTTLLGRNGVGKSTLLKCLMGVVPTRSGSVSWDGKALEKKAPYERVSAGLAYVPQGREIFPRLTVEENLLIGAASRGKPAGVPDRIYELFPVLRTMRQRRGGDLSGGQQQQLAIGRALMSEPQLLILDEPTEGIQPSIIQDIGRALRLLVDEFGMTVLLVEQYYEFARHLADHYVVMSRGEVVAKGPGATMEQDGVRELIAV, from the coding sequence ATGCTGCAGGTCAATGCACTGAACCAGTTCTACGGCGGCAGCCATATCCTGCGCAACGTGTCGTTCGAGGTGCCGCATGGCAAGCTGACCACGCTGCTGGGCCGCAACGGCGTGGGCAAGAGCACGCTGCTCAAATGCCTGATGGGCGTGGTCCCTACGCGCAGCGGCAGCGTCAGCTGGGACGGCAAGGCGCTGGAGAAGAAGGCGCCCTATGAACGCGTGTCGGCCGGCCTGGCGTATGTGCCGCAGGGCCGCGAGATCTTCCCGCGCCTGACCGTCGAGGAAAACCTGCTGATCGGCGCCGCCAGCCGGGGCAAGCCCGCCGGCGTGCCTGACCGCATCTACGAGCTGTTTCCCGTGCTGCGCACCATGCGCCAGCGGCGGGGCGGCGACTTGTCGGGTGGCCAGCAGCAACAGCTGGCCATCGGCCGCGCGCTGATGAGCGAGCCGCAACTGCTGATCCTGGACGAACCCACCGAGGGCATCCAGCCGTCGATCATCCAGGACATCGGCCGTGCGCTGCGCCTGCTGGTGGACGAATTCGGCATGACGGTGCTGCTGGTGGAGCAGTACTACGAGTTCGCGCGCCATCTGGCCGATCACTATGTGGTGATGAGCCGCGGCGAGGTGGTGGCCAAGGGGCCGGGCGCGACCATGGAACAGGACGGCGTGCGCGAACTGATCGCGGTGTAA
- a CDS encoding urease accessory protein UreD, with product MRHPDFPSSLAMPVAWHASLRLRFAERAGRTAMVERRHEGPLRVQKPLYPEGTICHGVVLHPPAGVAGGDLLDIDIAVEAGAHAVLATPGATKWYKSQGRDAAQHVRIAVAEGAKLDWLPQENIVFDDARARIATDVVVAPGGSAIGWDAVVLGRLASGERWASGLLWLDTRIAGPQQPLWIEQSHLDAASPLRGALAGMDGLPILGTLWAVGQGATQELAESLAERLPYRPDLRAGVTCLAGRGSHLASQSAGQQMLLLRVLGRDMEAVRHLMIDCWNTLRMPIHGVPARPLRLWAT from the coding sequence ATGCGTCATCCGGATTTTCCTTCGTCGCTCGCCATGCCCGTTGCATGGCACGCCAGCCTGCGCCTGCGCTTTGCCGAACGCGCGGGCCGCACCGCCATGGTCGAGCGCCGGCACGAGGGACCGCTGCGCGTGCAGAAGCCGCTGTACCCGGAAGGCACGATCTGCCACGGCGTGGTGCTGCATCCGCCAGCGGGCGTGGCGGGGGGCGATCTGCTCGACATCGACATCGCCGTGGAAGCCGGCGCGCATGCCGTGCTGGCCACGCCCGGCGCCACCAAGTGGTACAAGTCGCAGGGCCGCGACGCGGCACAGCACGTGCGTATCGCGGTGGCAGAGGGGGCGAAGCTGGACTGGCTGCCGCAGGAAAACATCGTGTTCGATGATGCCCGCGCACGTATTGCGACCGACGTCGTGGTGGCGCCCGGCGGCAGCGCCATCGGCTGGGATGCCGTGGTGCTGGGCCGCCTGGCATCGGGCGAACGTTGGGCCAGCGGATTGCTATGGCTCGACACGCGCATCGCCGGCCCGCAGCAGCCGCTGTGGATCGAACAGTCGCACCTGGACGCCGCGTCGCCGTTGCGTGGCGCGCTGGCCGGCATGGATGGTCTGCCCATCCTCGGCACGCTGTGGGCCGTGGGGCAGGGCGCCACGCAGGAACTGGCCGAATCGCTGGCAGAGCGGCTGCCTTACCGACCTGACCTGCGCGCTGGCGTGACCTGCCTGGCGGGGCGCGGGTCTCATCTGGCATCCCAATCGGCAGGCCAGCAGATGCTGCTGCTGCGCGTGCTGGGCCGCGACATGGAGGCGGTGCGCCACCTGATGATCGATTGCTGGAACACCTTGCGCATGCCGATCCACGGCGTGCCGGCCCGGCCGCTGCGGCTCTGGGCCACCTGA
- a CDS encoding urease subunit gamma, whose translation MELTPREKDKLLIFTAALLAERRRARGLKLNYPESVALITAAIMEGARDGRTVAELMHEGTTVLRREDVMDGVAEMIPEIQVEATFPDGTKLVTVHHPIV comes from the coding sequence ATGGAACTGACTCCGCGCGAGAAAGACAAGCTGCTGATCTTCACCGCTGCCCTGCTGGCCGAGCGCCGCCGCGCTCGCGGGCTCAAGCTCAACTATCCCGAATCGGTGGCGCTGATCACGGCCGCCATCATGGAAGGCGCGCGCGATGGCCGCACCGTGGCCGAGCTGATGCACGAAGGCACCACGGTGCTGCGGCGCGAGGACGTCATGGACGGCGTGGCGGAGATGATTCCGGAAATCCAGGTGGAAGCCACCTTCCCGGACGGCACCAAGCTTGTCACCGTGCATCACCCGATCGTCTGA
- a CDS encoding HupE/UreJ family protein: protein MHRPTLARLITGATLSLAAASAFAHPGHDGATVGASLFAGLVHPFTGADHLLAMAAVGVWSALIAAPQGAFGQGASKLDMLRLPLAFVAMMLVGAALGLAGVTLPAVEPMIAVSLLVIGLLVAVRAKLSTLSGMAIVGGFALFHGYAHGAELPATAAALPGVLAYVGGFAVSTMTLHVMGIGVGAFLRRHAAWMARVAGAGVALYGVGLLVA, encoded by the coding sequence ATGCACCGCCCGACCCTTGCACGCCTGATCACCGGCGCCACGCTTTCGCTGGCCGCCGCCTCGGCCTTTGCCCACCCCGGCCACGATGGCGCCACGGTCGGCGCCAGCCTGTTCGCCGGCCTCGTGCACCCGTTCACGGGCGCCGACCACCTGCTGGCCATGGCCGCAGTGGGCGTCTGGAGCGCGTTGATCGCCGCGCCGCAGGGCGCCTTCGGCCAGGGTGCGTCGAAGCTGGACATGCTGCGCCTGCCGCTTGCCTTCGTCGCCATGATGCTGGTGGGTGCGGCGCTGGGCCTGGCCGGCGTGACGCTGCCGGCCGTGGAGCCGATGATCGCGGTGTCGCTGCTGGTGATCGGCCTGCTGGTGGCGGTGCGCGCGAAGCTTTCCACCCTGTCGGGCATGGCCATCGTCGGCGGCTTCGCGCTGTTCCACGGCTACGCGCACGGCGCCGAACTGCCGGCCACGGCGGCCGCGCTGCCCGGCGTGCTGGCCTATGTCGGCGGCTTTGCCGTGAGCACGATGACGCTGCATGTGATGGGCATAGGCGTGGGCGCGTTCCTGCGCCGCCATGCGGCCTGGATGGCGCGCGTGGCGGGTGCGGGCGTGGCGCTGTATGGCGTCGGCCTGCTGGTGGCCTGA